From the Brachyhypopomus gauderio isolate BG-103 chromosome 5, BGAUD_0.2, whole genome shotgun sequence genome, one window contains:
- the etfbkmt gene encoding electron transfer flavoprotein beta subunit lysine methyltransferase has protein sequence MWSRTYKPHLRKHTDVAQGFSLAKLGRSSRVFGLLCKQVSHDSDMIPRFFGALHTKNSVLRNIFSFRQYIHSCKSKQNVRRFITENTEIVKGNSLTPEISLRLFTKKCRFWTEKPELWPFPEPFWAIYWPGGQALARYLLNNPHLSEGRRVLDLGCGCGASAIAAKLSGADHVVANDIDPIAAIATEMNCELNGLEPLPCVTENIIGSEPGNWDLILLGDMFYDQCLADSLHNWLWMCIKIHGTQILIGDPGRAQFESHDIKTMMHKQAEFELPDSVKDENYGLTSSTVWHYIPT, from the exons CACTTGCCAAGTTAGGTCGATCTTCTCGTGTCTTTGGTTTATTATGTAAACAGGTGTCTCACGATAGCGACATGATACCGAGATTTTTTGGGGCTTTGCATACGAAGAACTCGGTTCTAAGAAACATTTTTAGTTTTCGGCAATACATACACAGCTGTAAATCCAAGCAGAACGTAAGACGTTTTATTACAGAAAATACAGAGATAGTCAAAGGAAACAGTTTAACACCAGAGATCTCATTAAGACTTTTTACAAAGAAATGCCGGTTTTGGACAGAGAAACCAGAATTGTGGCCTTTTCCTGAACCGTTTTGGGCTATATACTGGCCTGGGGGACAAGCATTAGCCAG GTATCTCCTAAACAACCCACACCTTTCAGAAGGTCGAAGAGTTCTGGATCTTGGATGTGGTTGTGGTGCCTCTGCTATTGCTGCAAAACTTAGTGGAGCTGATCACGTAGTGGCCAATGACATCGATCCAA TTGCTGCAATAGCCACAGAGATGAATTGTGAACTGAATGGTTTGGAGCCCTTGCCTTGTGTGACGGAGAATATAATTGGATCAGAACCTGGGAACTGGGACCTCATCCTCTTGGGAGACATGTTCTATGATCAGTGTCTAGCAGACAGCCTACATAACTGGCTCTGGATGTGTATTAAAATACATGGAACACAGATCCTCATTGGAGATCCAGGACGAGCTCAGTTTGAGAGCCATGACATCAAGACAATGATGCATAAACAGGCAGAGTTTGAGTTGCCTGACTCAGTGAAAGACGAGAATTATGGACTGACAAGTAGCACAGTGTGGCATTACATACCTACCTAA